The genomic DNA GATCGATGTTGCCTACAACGAAATGATCGGGGATGCTTTGATGGAGAACATATGCAATATTGATTAGTAATCAACTCACCACAATTCCGACGATCTTCCATAGAATCCTCATGAATAGTTGCGGTTTGAGCAATCGGTTGTGGCTGGTAGATGATCGGAGGATGGTCGTGTTGGCTAGTAGAAGAAGTAGGAGGAAGAGAAGGATAACACATGGTTAAAGCTTGTATGAGAATATTGAAGATTATGAAGAGGGATTATTTGAAAGGAATGTGAATATGAGATAAATACTTGAACATAAGGAAAGGAATGGTGGGAGATGATGAAGTTAAGTTAAGTTGGGTATAAAGGAGAAAGGTGCTTTTGAGGTGAGAAATTCTTGTGGTGCACAAAAGAGATTCTCTATCTTATTCAATTTCTATGATTTATTGCCATTACTTTGATTAGGTGGTCTAGTAGGATATACATTAAAACAAACAtgtgaaaataattgaaatcgAGGTTAATTATAGTACTTTATATCGCATAATCATCgagatatattataatttaatacatGATGAAAATAATACGAAAGACATAGTTGTGGAGTGTCATATCTACAAAAAAAAcatctttaaatattaaaaaaaaaaaaatacattttttaaaaattatcataatcATGAATGGTTAAATAACTCAATGTCCTAAGAgtgttttaattaattgggtGTTCTTTCATGTCCACTCATTTAAgaaagataatttattattataattatcttatttatatttcttttttagattttaatttaatcaagaATTATACTTAAATGTGTCCAAACATCACTATTAAGTAATTATCAATGAAAGAGATGGGATGATGAGAGAAAGGAATTTGAATAGGTCATCCATCTCTTGATTATATtgaaacatatatattcaatttcttCCTTGATCTTTATGCATCTATACAATTTTAATCCTGAagttctattttaaataatccattttCAGACACTAAATTTGTCTGTTATTAATCATTATCATCTAAAAAACAATGAAAACAAAgtctataatgaaaaaaaatacaaaagtagAATAGCCGTGGAAAACAAATTCGATCCGACTTTATGATGGTAggttaaatttgtaattttaaaaaaaaaaaaattctaagaacAAGACAAACTTATACATATGATTGAACAAGGAGTttcaagaagaaaaacaaacttTGATGAATAGAAGAAACATGATATGAAAGCACTACTTTCATTTTGCTTACCCACCAAACTTATTTTGAAAACTGTTTAATCTAGCATAACATgaaaaacaaagttaaaaaaaaaaaaaaatacaattatttggCTCGAAAGTCTCGAGAATAGCAACGAGGTACCCAAACGAATGAACAGTTTTTTCAGATCACAACTTTTATAAAGAACGCTATGATTGAAGGGATCATGATAGTGGAGTCGTACTAGTCAACCCGAGATTAAACCCAAGTGAAAGAAAAACATCATACATGTTTTTCCAAACTAGTCCTGTACAACTATTATAAAGAAAGGGATTATGATTGTGGGGGTCATACTAGTCAACCCGGGATTAAACCTATAAAAACATCATACCTGTTTTTCCAAACCAGTCCAAATGCcaataaagaaatataacagaaaattaagaaattgtAAGAGCAAATAATGGAATAAATGAATTgatgaaaatcaaattcaaaattctcCATTCATAAGGGACCAATTAAGGTCCTTGAACCCATATTGCCTTTGTAAAAAGACACTATAGAAGATGTGAATTTTGTGGTATTTTTCATGTCACTTTAGGAACATGCAAGCATCTTTCATTTAGTATTCCTATTTTCTCTTTGTGTCCAAAGTCCAAACCACTTTATTCTCAATTCAGCATCTATTCTAATAAGTCTAAGGCCCAAATTATTCTCTTTCTTTACAACCTTTTTTCAAATCATATCAACTAATGTTATTTGCTCAATAAACTTTATAATCAAGTTGATATTTCATCACTTACTTAAATTATCCTTAACATGTGGATAGAGCCCAACCGCGAACTCTTCCACACAGACCAAATTGATCATGGGACAAACAAATGAAAGATGAATCAACAGGAAATTACACAAAATGATGGACTCTAGTCTCTAGCAAATTCTTCATCCAGGTCTCTGTGTCTAATAACTAAACATGTTCTTCAGAAATGCAACAAATGAAAACATTCTCTATTTGTTCACTTTCAGAATCTAGTAATAAATCGCCAACAGTTGTATGATTAATCAAGCACGAATCATTTCTCTTGTTCAAGCTAAGCTGATAAATGAAACGGTAAATGCAGAAAAAGCTCGGTTGTTCTCAAGGCACATGTTCAAGAATGAAAATAAACAAGGTTTGTTCAATCTTAACACATATTAAAGGAAATTAACAGACTAACATATACTACCTGACTGCATTATCCACCAAGGTTCTCGTCAGAGCCATCTGTggcttcatcatcatcatcatcattgtcATCAGCGACATTatcatcttcctcttcttgtCTTATTTTGGCGATTTCTGCATGAGCCTTCTCAAGAATCTGCTTCTTCTGAACCTCCAATTCTTTTTGGAAATCCATTCTCATCTTCTCCAGCTCCGCCATTTGCTGCCTCTTGTTATTCTCAATCTTCTCATATATATCACCAAACTTCTGAATTGAATCTGCCAACAACTTAAAGGACGATCCATTGTCAGATTCTCCATTCCTTTTTGAATGGATTCCAAATGAGCTCTCATCTTCTTCCATAGAAGCTTCAGATTCTCCTGGACTGTCTCTCATTTCATCCAACCCATTCGACCTGTTCAGATATACTCTAGAGTTCATGAACACGTATTCTCCCGAATCAACACCACAGGGAAGCCCACCTTGTTGCATAGCTGAAGGATTCAACAACATATCCATTTTCTTGAAGAGAATCCATTGACTGTTGTTTCCTTCCATCTTCGCTTTCTCCTTCCTATACCTCTTCTTCAACGTGTCCAATCTGTTTCGACATTGAGTTTCTGTCCAATCGACCTTGGAAGAATCCGAGACTTTCTCTGCTAATTCTTGCCAATCCTCAGACCTCAAGCTCTTCCTACCTAATTCTAAGAATCTCTCACCCCATGCTTCTAGAAGCTCTAAAGTGGATTGCTCTGTCCAATCACCGGTCGGATTTCTAACATTCTGTGGAGGCTTGCGAGCGACGAACTCATAGTTGGAAACTAATGACTCCAACTTCCGCTTCTTTCGCTTATTATACCCATTTCCCGCACCATCATCATAGTCATCTTCGTCTTCTTGATCGTCAGGTTCAGTGTTGAgtccttcatcttcttcctccaaTTCGTATTCGTCTTCATCGCGATAACCGCCGTTAACGTAAGTAGGGTTTCGATTGGACGGATGCGGGCGAGAAGAAGACTGGTAAGCCGATTGATGATTTGTAGAGTACTGTCTTGGAGGGTATCtagcatcatcatcatcttcattatcgCCCATTCTATTCTCCTCCCTCGTTCTTCCAAGAAGTATCTTATGTTTATATATGTTCTAGGAATAAGAACCCTAGGGCGGAGAAAAACCCTAACTAGAGTCCGTGGTGGAAATCAATCAAGAAGAGATGAGAGAGTACAAATTGAGGAAAAGAGGGAGCTCAAAGTGAAAATTAGGGTTTAAGAGAAGTTGTATGTGTATACCTCAGAGAAGAATCGATGCAAAATCCAATTGCAATGTGTTGATTTCAAAACATCATATTTGTAAGAACTTTCATCAAGGTTTCGAATTCACATATAGATTAACGCATGAAGAAATGGGGTCTGGTATCGGATTAAATCTacagaatttcaaaaaaattatgaagatcCAACTGTGGTTGAATTGAATCATTGACAGGAGACATTTGTAGGTGGCATGAATTCCAATactaactagcatttagcccgtgcatttgcacgagtaataatataaaaatcgtgaaaaaaattacagataacatttttaattttatttttaaccgttttaaatttatgggtgggtcaacccacaatccaaaccaagtatccatttactcaacatcattatatattagttagttaaaaatttgaacttatattaatattaaaacgtcccgcgtttatcaaatttggtgttgaatttaaaatataaagtctttgtagcctagttggttaaagagttgtacttatttagttaggttgcaagttcgaaacatacctctagcatttttaattttatttttaaccgttttaaatttaaaaacgggtcaacccacaatccgacccaagtaaccaaattaaccacagctctcgacccggcaatccggacactttaaaaattaagcatcatta from Impatiens glandulifera chromosome 9, dImpGla2.1, whole genome shotgun sequence includes the following:
- the LOC124916537 gene encoding trihelix transcription factor ASIL2-like → MGDNEDDDDARYPPRQYSTNHQSAYQSSSRPHPSNRNPTYVNGGYRDEDEYELEEEDEGLNTEPDDQEDEDDYDDGAGNGYNKRKKRKLESLVSNYEFVARKPPQNVRNPTGDWTEQSTLELLEAWGERFLELGRKSLRSEDWQELAEKVSDSSKVDWTETQCRNRLDTLKKRYRKEKAKMEGNNSQWILFKKMDMLLNPSAMQQGGLPCGVDSGEYVFMNSRVYLNRSNGLDEMRDSPGESEASMEEDESSFGIHSKRNGESDNGSSFKLLADSIQKFGDIYEKIENNKRQQMAELEKMRMDFQKELEVQKKQILEKAHAEIAKIRQEEEDDNVADDNDDDDDEATDGSDENLGG